The genomic DNA aaatatgcaacgtttcgggttgagacccttcttcagactgatgtgagggtgggggagacgggaagaagaaaggaagaggctgagggagagctaggtaggagaggagaaagcagggactacctgaaattgaagaagtcactgttcataccgttggggtgtaaactgcccaagctaaatatgaggttgctgctcctccaatttacggtgggcctcactctggccatggaagaggcccaggccaaaaaggtcggattcgaaatgggagggggagttgaagtgctgagccactgggagatcaggttggttattgcgaaccgagcggaggtgttgggcgaagcgatcgccaaatctacgcttggtctcactgatgtagagcacctgacacctagagcagcggatgcaatagatgaggtaggaggaggtgcaggtgaacctctgccgcacctggaaagactgcttgggtccttgaatggagttaagggggaaggtaaagtgacaagtgtaacatttcattcggttgcaagggaaagtgccaggagaggtggtggtttgggtgggaagggacaaactgaccagggagttacagagggagcggtctttgcggaaagccaacaggggaggagatgggaagatgtggccagtggtgggatcccattggtagacaaaaggctggagaaaatcagcgggtaaggcagcatctatggagcgaaggaataggcgacctttcgggtcgagacccttcttcagattgatgttgggCAGGGAGGgacatgaaaaagaaaggaagaggcggagacagtgggagagctgggaatgggaggggaaggagggagaaagcaaggactacctgaaattagaggccaatgtttataccgctggggtgtaaactacccaagcaaatatgaggttctgctcaTCCAATATGCGGtggcctcactctagccatggacgaggcccaggacagaaaggttggatttggaatgggagggggagttgaagtgttgagccactgggagatcaggttggttattgcgaactgagtggaggtgttgtgcgaagcgagcgccaagcctgcgcttggtctcaccgagggtgatcatacgctgaataatccaaccacatttttatttggaagtggaaagaaataatagaaattgcattcattgcaacgtgtaaaaagagttgagatatagtattataattttgctgcatgtcattgtggtatatatcatgtcttgattggtgaatatgtttagtttgtgactttatttgaagcagaaataatatgtgaatgcttcattgagcataattccgattggtaactacacacttcgtccgagcacattatcgcacgcgtcatgcaagccgtcttaaatgaccacctaaactgtcatttggcaacctaaaaagctgccaaggttgcgcggctgacaacagagagaaaaaaaaattaagtgagagccctggaagatgtataatatttttgacactgtcataggcctttcttacatatgctgtcacaacgcactgtagtctctaaacaacctttcagtcattttccttgccctccatttcagaataatagtgttttaagccgttaactcgacactagcactggcaataaataaataaagaaagaaaagcgcagctttccagccccttatctcattggccacgctcggctgcaaatcggtgtcaatctggtggaccatcttcctctagtcgtgggggtgggggattgggaggagcCTCACAAGtagaacagcttagggcctctcttcatctaaatccggccctggacaCAGAGCCTGGATTGTGTGGATACACGCTAGTTCAAGGACGGTTTGGAAACACCTTGTTAACAGTTGAGCATTCCTGTTCTATTCCTGATGCAAATTTGCTCAGGAATGCTGAGACAATATTCTTTGACTGTACCGCACAGCTTTGCTTTCCCTGGAGGTCAGGTGTGACATGGCACTACATGGGTAGAGTGTGCACTTTCGCACTATGACTCCGTGGATCCCCTAGTggttctctggtttccctccAGATTCCAAAAATGGCATATTGTATGgccctgcaaattgcccctactaTTTGGAAGAATGGTAGAATCTAgatgggagtgggagagggaagggagaggggaaaggggaacgggagaaggggagaagaggggaagagggtaaGGTTTGAAAGTGGGAAGGGAAATTAGCAGCGGAGGGCAACACAGTTGTGGGGAATGTAGGGGAAGTAAAATAGATGAGGAAAGGATTCTTGTAAAAAATGGTTGCTTGATTGTTGACACGGAATCGATGGGCCAATacgcctgcttccatgctatattaGTCTATGATTTAAAACAACTGAAGTTGGGTGCCCTTGTGAACCTAACTACCAAAGTACGTCTATGACTCGTGGGTGACCTGAACAATCATTTGGGACCAGCATGAATAACAATTGTCCTATAAATTAAATTGTAGTTGAGATGTATAATAGAGGTGTGTTAAAGCTCATTGTGCTTCCTGCCTGATTTATTTATTCAACCCAAGTGAAATGTTTAACATCAGAACCTCTTACTTAGTGTTACATTAATAATGCTGATTTGAGGCAAAACCGCTATTAGAaatagaataaaaaataaaagatgctGGAAAGATTATTAACATGTCCCTTAAAGCATTTGACACTTCCATTTATTTTATCTATTTTAACACTTTTCTGTATCTTCAAGCATTCTAATACTACACTAATGCAACATTCAGGACAGGGCTATCTTTAAGATATTGCTATAACTGGGTTGCCTAGCTAAGGATATTACCACACTAGAAATCGGATGAGGTCTGTGGCCTTATCAAACAGCTGATCTCTTCTCCGCTGTATTTATACTGCTTGATTAGTTAATATCCAATTTCAGAGTCATTATGCCAAAGGCATTTATTGGGATAACATCTTAACTGCAAGTGTATTGAATTGAAATTTTGTAAAGTTACTTTCATCACAATCACTCTGGGATAGATTATTTACAATTCTTTTCTTTTATTAGAATATCACACTGAAAGAGCTCAAACTTACATGAATTTCATTTTGAATCTCTGTGGGTGGCTTCATTTCATAATTATTTCCGTGGTCTGCCTGAATACTGAGAGAGTTGCTAGGAAATGCAGAGCCATGGGAGTTGCCCTTAGACACGTCCCTGCAGGAAACATGATTTGATCCATTTTCCTTCTGATGAGCAGCCTTCTTATCAACTCTGCAGGTAAAAGCGATTCCTCTGATGAATTAGACCATCCTTCCTCAATCAGTCAATTGCTCATTCTACTTTAATGTTATAAGTAATCCTGTTGCATATTTCTGTCTCCAGACTTGAATGATAAATGCTTCTGACTTTGCTTTAATATAGTCTGCCCGTTGCAATCTGAGAAAAATATTCACAAGCGTTTCTATGTAGAAGTTTGAATGTTGTGGGACTTCAGTAAATAACCCACTTTAATAGATTGACTGTGATAATTTAATAATTATAATTTCACTGGCATTCATTTTAACCATTCATTTATAAATCTTTAAATAAAATACAGACTGAGTGAAACTGTCTGTAAAAAACAGGTTATTTGGTAAAAGAGCCAAGAGCAATTTAGAGAAATAAAACACTCAATAGTTACATCCAGATTTCATTGCCAAAAAAGGCAATGAAGGGAGATTCAATTATGTATTTCTgaagtgaattgaaaataaaatcacAGAGCACAATGAAAGTGGAATGGCGTGAGATCATCATATCACTCTTGAATGAATCAGCATAaacttgaagggcagaatggcctcattctgtactGTTATCAATATATGATTATGATACTTGAGGAAGAAGAAATACATCACTTGAATCCAACTTTAAAGAAGAAAATAGGGAGTAATGAGATTAGTAGATTTCATTTTATAATGAGGATATTATGTCATTTGAATTTGTCAACGTATAAGCAAATAAAATATATTCTATCAGAGACTTGCATGAGCATCAAATCACTGAATGCTAATATCCATGAAAAACGAAGATCCTTGGAACCAAATATTATGTTTAGAATAGCCAGAATAGTTTTTTATTAGCAATGCACCTGACTGCATCGTCTATGAGTTTTTTTTTTCGTGCTCATTTacatttttagtttggttttgcaTGGGAGATTGTTTAAAGTGTGAGCTGCTTACATGTAGCATAAGTACAGATGAGAATCTGAGTGACCCACAGAAGAAACAATTGTGCTTTCAGCAAGACAATCAGACTGAAGGATTGGGGAATAAGCAGAGAAAAGACTGGGAAGAGGGTACAAATTAGTGAACAATTCCAGTATCATGTCAGATAAAGAAAAAAAAGTGgcaaagggagagagggacaaaAGAAGGCATAACAATAAAATATCTAATAATGAAAAAGTGAATCcatgttataaatgtcatttctattgtaataattttcatttccatttatcATTTATCTATCAATTATCAATGGTTAAATTGGTActtaaattaaatataattaactttgagacgtttcatgttgatttctatagtgtactgtttctgtgtcttttttctttttctctttttttgatttgtatggatttattgcattgatctgttcaattacttttaatcaatctctgtaaagcactttggttcaaatactggttttgttgaaaagtgctatataaataaacattattattattattattgattgcTATGGTGAGTTTAGTTCCATCTGCTGAGAAAATACAGCAACTACTAATCATTCAGTGCATTTCAATGGTCAGACAGAGAGTACCAAGCTTTAGTTGTTGAATGGCAGGATGCAGATATCAATACCATTGACAAACGTTGATGCCAATATAGATTTCAATTGTTTGAAGTATAATTCTAAAAATCATTGTTATGCATGAGATTACAGAGTTGAAATAAAGAATGGCCAATGATAAATAATATAACTTATAATGAAAAAATGGGTTATCAAACATACAGAGGCTACATTTAATACGATTGTTACCTGTGTAGGAGTTCTTGCATGAAGTGATCATTTGTTGACTCTTTTGTTGGAATATTATGATCCTTACAACCTTGATGCTTGGACATAAGACTTATTTTCCTACTGTGGTGTGCTTCCTGGCATGTAAACTCAGACCCTCTACTTGGATAATCGCTTTCTGACTTTGTGACACAACTGGCATCTCTTTTTGTGACATCATTCTCCCTTTGACATcctttttcattttttcttttgTCCTTTTTTTTATCTAATTTTGTTTGCTTGATTCCAGAACTAGCTCCACTTTTGGTTACTTTTTTATCATCTCTGGACTTGGAATCCGACATTTTGTTGTTAGGAGCTGGCAACTTGCTTTTTCGGAACCCAAACCACTTGGCTATTGAAGGTCCAGTCTTCTGCTTAGTCTCCGATACTTGAACCTTGTCCCTTCCTTGTACCTTCTGCATATTTTCTTGAATTCCCAACATGACTTTTGCTTCTATGCTACACTGTGTCTCAGAAACTGGAGGAGGAATGAATACCTTGTCAGCAATTTCAGGTCTTTTGGAAAGATTTTCTTGTTTCTTAACAATTTTTGCCATATTAATTTCAGAGGGACCATGTAATATGCATGGCTTATCTACAGAAGACATATTCGGTGACGATTGAGCCTCATATTCAGGCAGCATTACATTTTTCACTTTTTGTGGTGTTTGTTTCGACTTTTTCTCACTTGATCTATTGCTGAGAGGTAGGCTTCTAGTTTCTTTCTGAGGTGGTGACTGATTGCCAGTACACTTTAAAGTACTAAGCTGGCTTTCCCCCTTTGGTGGAGTTCGACAGGGTAATTTGCTCGGACTGCTATGAAGACTACTCGAGCTACTTATACTTCCATTAGACACCTGTCGTGTATATGAAACATCGACAGATCTTGGAGAATGTGAAGGGCTTTGAGGAGCTGAAGAGTCACAAGCTGGTTTAGTTTGCATTGCATCTGCTGCGTTGGTTGAGATCTGCCTTGTCAAAGAATTACCTCTGTCAGTTGTATTTGTAATTATTTGTGTTCTCACTTTTCCTGTCCCATCCACTGGTGAAACACAAGTTTTTTCCCCAGTCTGATTGCTAAAACTCTGGCTTCGTGCTTTAGCACCGTTCATGCCTAGAGCAGGCTTAAGATAAGGTTTGCTATTAACTGATATTGACCTCTTAAAAGCTTTAATTTCCATGTTGTTAACATCATTCCCATCTGCGATGTCTCTGCAATATTTCATTTCACTGTCGAGTTCTGCAGGAAAACCTATTTTTACAACAGGAACATCTTGAAGGTCACCTTTGTTCTCATAACTAACCACTGAACCAGATTGTTCCAAAGTTTCAATACTTTCAGTTGAATCAACTTGACCAGACTTTCCTTGAATTACATTTCCTTTAGAGTAGATATTAATACTGTCTTTCTCAAGCTTCCCAGGTACAGTTGAGCTCTTTCTCAATAATGGGGGGGATTTCAAGAAACCTTTTAGCCCCAACGGAATACGAGTTTTGGCTTTTTTTTCTTCAAAGCATGAAAGGATTGCCTGCTTACCACTAGAAACAGATGAAGATTGGCAATGCTGTGGATGAGCTGAAGGTTCATTTATACTTGGTACATGGCACTCTGATGAAGCTGACAGTGGTGTGCATTGTGTTGTCAAATCATTTTCACATAACTGTCCTGTTTTGGCAAAAAATGTGTTTTGTGGAGAGGGATCCTTTTGGTTGCATGTTAAACCTCTAATTATTTTAGCAGCTGCTTGAGGACAAGGCTGAATGTGCATTGATGAAGAAGTATTTGGGCAATTTGTTTTCTGGGATTTTTTTTCTGAAGAGATCCTCGTCAAATCTTTTGAGGTGTAATTTGACTGCTGTGACTGTTGTGCTGAGTTTTGCAATGCAGCTGGGGACTTCTGGTTTTGTGCTTCTTTTGTCAATTGGGCAGAGGGCAACACACCAGTAATTCCCAATGGCTGTAAAGATGAACATGCGGAAGCGGTTTTATCTGCGTCGACAGATGTGATGGTTTCAGATTTTACAATCATATTCAGCGAACGTTCACAACTTGGTTTGAATAGCAATGAAATGGATCTCCCCGGCGGAGGTGGAGGTGATAGAGATTTTATTTCCTCCAACTCAAAACTATCATATTTATCTCGTGTGGGCTGTTCTCCATGATCTGCCATAGGCTTTCTGAAAAATAAAGACCCTTGTACAATCCCAGAATGGCTCTTTGCTGTTTCATTACCCAATGTAATCTTAGAGCTCTGTGCATGAGGTGAACCGCATTTCGGAATGTTGGTATCATTTTTTAAACCACCATTAATACTAATGTTTGgcatttttaaatatttggaaAATTTCACAGCTGACAATGATGGAGACTTGTTTTGGTTAGGAGAAACAGGTGACGGAGGTGAATTAGGGGTTTCACTTCTGTTTCCTTTACAGGAATTGTGTGATGTGCTTTTCCCTTTGTTGGGTATTTTGGTTAGATGTGGCTTTAGAATAGAAGGAGAAGCTAAGCAATTTGATTTATGAGGTGTGTTACAAATTGGCTTcaatattttttgttgttgtggaCTGTGTTGTGACAATGACCTTTCGCAGCTTACAGAATCTGTGTGAACAATGGAATTTAATGTTTTCTTGTCCTCTTTTGGATCTTCTGAAGGATTTTGCTTTACATGACCTTGAAGTGACTTTAAAACTGTATAATTCCTTGCATCACTTCCTCTTTGACAAGAGATCAGTCCTTGATGCACCAGTCCAGTGTCTTCTACAGCAAAAACAGTTTGCTGGCAATTCCCAGCATTTGGATCAGAAAGTTGATTTGAAGACACAGTGACACTCGCTGTCTGCTGGGAATTAAACCTAATTGGCTGGCCGTCCTCAGCATCAAACACTATTGTGATGCATTCTTCAGATGACGTTTTCACAAACTTGGTTGCTTGACAGTTATCTTTCAGTAGATTCGAAGTCTCTGGATTATTGTCAATGCAAGGTGAAAAATGGGCTTCATCTTTATCTGCAGATGAGAAGAAAGTTTTTTTGCAACTGAACGGATTTGCATGACTCACCAACTGTTTGTCAGTTAACAAACTTGATACCAGTtcagaggaatttcttttgtctctGTTTTCCAGTTGCAGTTCATCCAAAATCTCAATATCTTCTGTGTCTGATAATTGGATAGTTAAATCTTTATAGTGCAGTTTGGTAGAATTAAACTGCAGTTTCGACACAGGTAACTTGTTGCTTGTGCAAAGCTTATCACTTGACTGAATGCTGGTGACAAAACTAGTCAACTTTTCAGGCTTTTCTCTTGAGCTTAAACGTGTGAGCCTTTCTGAAACATTGCGATCCCAATCAAACAGACTATCAGAAATACTGTGCTTTAGTTTTTTGCAAAACGACTTGCAGTCTTTACTTGGCACTTCCTTTATTATAATTGCTGTGCAGTCATCATCTGCATCATCATGTGAATCAGAAtcatactcaaatcgttttgttTGGTCAAAGCATAATGCTTTATTGGTAGCCTTGAAAGGCATTTGATTCTTGTTCTTATTGCGATTCCGACATCTTAGGCCAAGTGAGTAAATTCCTTCATTGGAGTTCATACAATCCTTGTAAGCCCACTTTGACATGATTGAAGGCGGTTCCGAGAAAGACTTTTTCTTTTGAAGCTTCTTTAATCCTTCCAGGATATGGCTTTCTTTTTCTCGTGTGGGAGGTAGTTCTTCTGCAGGACTAGATAGGTTGCTGGGCAGTGAGGAGCCAATGCTGAGCCTTGTTTCCCAGTTTAGAGATGACTGCAAGTGAAAAAGAAAACAACATTTAGGAAAAATTCAGATACATATTTCACCTGGGGTACTGATTAAATGATATTTAAGAACACTCATATCTAGTAATTTACTTGTCTATCAAATACAAAGGAATTGTACAAAttaggtactgtgaaaagcttttcactgtgtactatccagtcagtggaaagacaattacaatcaagcagtccacagtgtacagatacaggatatagggaataacatttagtgcatgatcaagtccagtaaagtctgattaaaaatggtctgagggtctccaatgaggagatGTTAGGTCAAGACCACTAGTTGGtgtcaggatggttcagttgcctgataacagctagagagaaattctccctgaatctggagatatgtgtttccacttctgtagctcttgcctgacaggagaggggagaagagggaatgtctgtgatgagactagtccttgattatactggtagCCTATCATGGACAGACAAAGCATTTTCTTGCATTCTCAATATCAGTAGGGGTCTGTGTAATGATGTACTGTAACTTTTATGCTTTCATTTATTAATAAGTTGTTTCGTGTTTTAATAAATCAACATTAAAATTCCTTGGGAGATCAAATCTGGACAAAAGATAACGTGCATCAATGGACAGAATTTGGGACAAAATTTGTTTCTACTGGGATTTGATTCTATCTTTCATTTGTAGCTATTTGTTTGGCTGGGGAAGTGGTAGGTTGATTTTCGATCCAATAACAGAATGCACTTTCTGGAATAAAGTACCTTACCAGATTCAGTTCGCTTCGCTGTGAGTACAAAACTAGGAAAGATATATTTTTTCAGTATTCCTGGGCCTCATCTCTGCTGTTGGAGTGATACAATACCAGACCGACATTCCACCAGAGGGTCAAGATGGGTGGTATCAATGTAATTTTATAGCCTTTGGCCATGTAGATAGTCCCGTCACTGAGATTTAGGACAAGCTCTCCAGCCAGCAGTCAGGTAGCTGTAGTTGTGCTAATGAGTGTCAATCTTTAAGAATTATTGGCCTGTTAGTCTTAAAATTGGCCTATAGAATGTTTTATTATCAGCTGACTGCAATGACATTCCTGAAAGACAGTTGTCAAATGAAGTTTTGTTAATAGGACTCAAACTGTACCCTCTTACTGCATGTCCTTCCTTCATTCCAAGTATAGGAGCCACTTGAATGTTCACTGCAGGCACTTGAAATAGAGAGTTCACTGCTGCTACAGCTGCTCCTGGGATAAAGTTGGCTAGGTACTGTCAGATTTAATTGACTCTGACATCTTAAAACAGATACGTTTGATGGTGTGTTTGGATGAGCTTCCTGTTAATACAAAAGTGGAATACTTGTCACACTGCAACTACTTCTCCCCTCATACATAGTTAACGTAGAAACTTTTTGCCTATATTTTCAGTTGATCTGTCACTTCTAATGCATGAACACATATTGTATTCTTTCGGTTTGAGGCAAGGTTTTGAGGAACCTCCTTTCATTTCATGTTACAAATGAAAGTCACATTAATCTTTTTAGTTTATCTTACTAACTCAAGACGAattcctcatcttttcttcctctATTTATGTTTGATTCTACTCTATTAAATAAATGGCAAATCATTCCAtccttaatttaatttaatttaattataaacattttttttttaacttaaccCGAGAGAATCAGACAAAAACAtcagaaataaataaatggggAAGCAAGCAGAAAAAAACATTAACACTAAGAGTGTGGATCGTGATTCAATTTGTAAAGATGTTACAACTGAAGTATGAACAGATTTAAATGACCTTTGTTGCCATTTTCTGAATTATATTGCTGATCACCAAGACACCGTACTGAAAAACAGAAACATGTTCGGTTCTCGAACAGTAACTGATGAGTAAAATGTGCTCAAAAACAAAAGAGACAATGTGTGGAAATCActtgggcaacatctgtggaaagaaaagcagagtttttagtttagagaaacagaatggtcctttgacccactaagtccacgctgaacaccaatcacctgcacactagttctatgttatccctgtgttacatcctacacactagggacgaattacaaaagcaaattaacctacaaatctgcacgtctttggaatgtgggaggaaaccggagcacccagagaaaacccacactgtcacggggagaatgtgcaatctctTGTTCTAGTTCTGCAATATCATTGCTACCACAAGAAGTGCTTGCCCATTaattcctcccaccttccaagcTTTATTCCTTAAAACTAAATTACTCCATCTGTTTGGGCATCTTATGGGCTGCTGTGATTGAGTCGAGGGAGTGCATGGTGCACATTCTGGGGTCTGGTCTGACTTGATTAGTTTACTCTTTCTGTCTTATGTTGGATCTTCTTAACATTAGATAGGTCAGTCTGTGGAAAGCCATAGACACTCTCTCTATTCAGGCCAACTGTCTGCACCTAAActggattttcacacagagaacagTGGGTTAGGGTTGGGCAGATACGGTTTCCATATTGTGTGGCAATGTGGGCTCAATGTTGACAAACTGGGCCTCACACACGATACTAAGTGTGTGCCAACACTAAGTTCAACATTTGCTAATCTATAattattttgattgattgaattgattgaaagatacagcatggaaacaagccctttggctcactgagtccacgctgaccattgatcacccattcactacttCTATGCTATCGCACTTTcgcttccattccctccacacaatgagcaatttacagaggccaattaacctacaaacctgcacgcttttgtggctgtggaagaaaactggatcACCCGAAGTAAACCCATAtggccatagggagaacatgcaaactccacacagacagcacccaaagtcaggatcaaatctgggtctccagtgctgagaggcagcaactctaccagctttgGCATTTCTTTGTTGTTACTAGATGTATTTATTTCAATGTATTCCTGAGCAGCCTTCCAGTCCATATCTTCTGTATCCAAATAGGTCATCTAACCTATTATAAAGGTCAGCATCATTTTTTGACCAGAATCCCATGAAACACCACGAGTTTCTTTGTAGATTAGAAACTTAATGTACAGCTTCCTGTACATGTTGTTGTTATCCTCTGATACAGCATTTTCTAATTGTTTCTGAATTTGATTCAAATGTTAAGCATTTGTGTTTCTTAATACTTTGGTGAAGTTTCTCTGCTTTCCCTGAGAAGACCAATTTGGCATACTTTAGGCTACTGTGAAACCGAAAAAAATACATTCATCCAGATATTAAAATATCTGAAATTAATTTAATGCTCACTCAATGTAACCTACTTCTGGatttggcctgtggactttgtcATAGATATTTTAAAATAAGAATCGCACGACAAGGATGACAGAATCGAAGCCTGGGGTGCAGTAACCGACTCTTTGGTGTGGATCATGATATTTTTTATAAAACCGAAGAAAAATATACTGTATTGCGAACATTTATATCAAAATGGTTTTGGCTTACGCTCGTCTGCATGGGGCTCTATACTGAAATGCCCAATGGATTTCTCTCCCTCAATTTAAATAGACTGGAAGTTCAGAGAAGGCATTATCCAGCAAGGACATCTTAGATTCAAGATCTGGAAAGGTAGCAACCAGTTATTTTTCTTCAATGTCTAAATGTGATAGCGTAAGAGCTAGAAACTGGTGTATGATGGAGGTGGAGACTGGAGATGAGGGAAAGTGGGTGTTTGCTTGACCTATTGAGATGTTTGGCTGGAATCTCTACATGCTCCCTCCATTGGATCTCCTCCCTCCATGGTTCCCaacctcccaccccacctctcttatTTGGTTCAATGCTTCACCTTCCTTTTCCATCAGATAATTTAATCTGGAGTCCTTTGTTCCCTCCTTATCACCTCCCAAACTCATAGCTGTAGCCAcccttctttccccccaccaGACTCCTCACCagatccacttatcacttggccAGCTTgcatcccacctctctctctctctctcctctttaaacttgctttctcccccctactctttCCCAGATGAACGGACACGACACCCCTAAAAATTGACTctacatttcccttcacagatgctgctcaactcactgttcctccagcagattgtttgtagcATGGCTGGAATAATTGACTTTGCAGGTATCAGGCTGCAAGCGTAGGGGAATATGTTCTGCCACTGTGATTTATCTAATGAAAGAATACATCAACAATCATCCTTTCACATTGATAAAGCTGGATGCTCTAGCAGGTGCAGACCAATGGTACTCCTCTGTTGCAATGAGGCTTCTTGGGGGACAAAGACCCAGCTAATCCATGTCTCCGAAtgggaagccccccccccccctccccgtaacTTTATC from Leucoraja erinacea ecotype New England chromosome 7, Leri_hhj_1, whole genome shotgun sequence includes the following:
- the nckap5l gene encoding nck-associated protein 5 isoform X4, yielding MDELQEQLSFVTSEKLAVAQLQQEVARSKSEGTMCEKLMHELEEERCLRLQTEKRLCEVTLESQISTSQMQTLQKQFARMEETVRNLLQNQGALGQNTGAPADLLNACQVKMSEEVTASKETASDINAADDEYSSSAITIEEQGKTMQLLKRLRTLEAENSALALENEHQREQYECCLDEVANQVVQALLTQKDLREECLKLRTRVFDLEQQNRTLNVLFQQRVRLASDSLLQKLHSRIVDLSSGDLFSNAERNRHPIKSKSTDTQIHEAHPNTPSNVSVLRCQSQLNLTVPSQLYPRSSCSSSELSISSACSEHSSGSYTWNEGRTCSKRSSLNWETRLSIGSSLPSNLSSPAEELPPTREKESHILEGLKKLQKKKSFSEPPSIMSKWAYKDCMNSNEGIYSLGLRCRNRNKNKNQMPFKATNKALCFDQTKRFEYDSDSHDDADDDCTAIIIKEVPSKDCKSFCKKLKHSISDSLFDWDRNVSERLTRLSSREKPEKLTSFVTSIQSSDKLCTSNKLPVSKLQFNSTKLHYKDLTIQLSDTEDIEILDELQLENRDKRNSSELVSSLLTDKQLVSHANPFSCKKTFFSSADKDEAHFSPCIDNNPETSNLLKDNCQATKFVKTSSEECITIVFDAEDGQPIRFNSQQTASVTVSSNQLSDPNAGNCQQTVFAVEDTGLVHQGLISCQRGSDARNYTVLKSLQGHVKQNPSEDPKEDKKTLNSIVHTDSVSCERSLSQHSPQQQKILKPICNTPHKSNCLASPSILKPHLTKIPNKGKSTSHNSCKGNRSETPNSPPSPVSPNQNKSPSLSAVKFSKYLKMPNISINGGLKNDTNIPKCGSPHAQSSKITLGNETAKSHSGIVQGSLFFRKPMADHGEQPTRDKYDSFELEEIKSLSPPPPPGRSISLLFKPSCERSLNMIVKSETITSVDADKTASACSSLQPLGITGVLPSAQLTKEAQNQKSPAALQNSAQQSQQSNYTSKDLTRISSEKKSQKTNCPNTSSSMHIQPCPQAAAKIIRGLTCNQKDPSPQNTFFAKTGQLCENDLTTQCTPLSASSECHVPSINEPSAHPQHCQSSSVSSGKQAILSCFEEKKAKTRIPLGLKGFLKSPPLLRKSSTVPGKLEKDSINIYSKGNVIQGKSGQVDSTESIETLEQSGSVVSYENKGDLQDVPVVKIGFPAELDSEMKYCRDIADGNDVNNMEIKAFKRSISVNSKPYLKPALGMNGAKARSQSFSNQTGEKTCVSPVDGTGKVRTQIITNTTDRGNSLTRQISTNAADAMQTKPACDSSAPQSPSHSPRSVDVSYTRQVSNGSISSSSSLHSSPSKLPCRTPPKGESQLSTLKCTGNQSPPQKETRSLPLSNRSSEKKSKQTPQKVKNVMLPEYEAQSSPNMSSVDKPCILHGPSEINMAKIVKKQENLSKRPEIADKVFIPPPVSETQCSIEAKVMLGIQENMQKVQGRDKVQVSETKQKTGPSIAKWFGFRKSKLPAPNNKMSDSKSRDDKKVTKSGASSGIKQTKLDKKKDKRKNEKGCQRENDVTKRDASCVTKSESDYPSRGSEFTCQEAHHSRKISLMSKHQGCKDHNIPTKESTNDHFMQELLHRVDKKAAHQKENGSNHVSCRDVSKGNSHGSAFPSNSLSIQADHGNNYEMKPPTEIQNEIHILGAKMDKNTNPEITKEVITESTGQDQMIGSSCQMRTLDSGIGTFPLPDSTNRATGRHISKTSSCLDYELSSSLEKIPHATNVSQKAKTLEREVPCTAECNSPQLDMIGHSASDPTMIAKPVQALQRCLPKPFPAGFLVPKYKMQDRINQGCTSIQFSNLCKNEHSKLPERMRNLQLPGGSRRLTAQEQTMHLCSYSASSSDNETEADLASTENGTGAEELFHKVKHNKNGSQQQHIDKRSCFGNQSSVFTFYQPNLYMHYGKEMPHFCVKQLHSDLSKDEKGDDISSKIKQVEQEGPDSKLPNAPNVSMDRLNRINLRIIEEDKQCLLKPEADKESVGKPEEVSLSSPEKTGADHSESLSDSLYDSFSSCASQASNEV